In the genome of Sebastes umbrosus isolate fSebUmb1 chromosome 14, fSebUmb1.pri, whole genome shotgun sequence, one region contains:
- the LOC119501910 gene encoding casein kinase I, with protein MELRVGNKYRLGRKIGSGSFGDIYLGANIATGEEVAIKLECVKTKHPQLHIESKFYKMMQGGVGIPSIKWCGAEGDYNVMVMELLGPSLEDLFNFCSRKFSLKTVLLLADQMISRIEYIHSKNFIHRDVKPDNFLMGLGKKGNLVYIIDFGLAKKYRDARTHQHIPYRENKNLTGTARYASINTHLGIEQSRRDDLESLGYVLMYFNLGSPPLAGPQGRTKRQKYERISEKKMSTPIEVLCKGYPSEFSTYLNFCRSLRFDDKPDYSYLRQLFRNLFHRQGFSYDYVFDWNMLKFGASRTAEDGERERRTGDERDERIGGAPRVSASRGLPPGPIPAAANRVRNGPEQAISNPASRVQQSGNTSPRAISRAERERKVSMRLHRGAPANVSSSDLTARHDQSRISTSQVSVPFEHLGK; from the exons ATGGAGCTGAGAGTGGGGAACAAGTACCGGCTGGGGCGAAAGATAGGGAGTGGCTCCTTTGGCGACATTTACCTTG GTGCTAACATTGCCACCGGTGAGGAGGTAGCCATCAAGCTGGAATGTGTGAAGACCAAACACCCACAGTTGCACATTGAAAGCAAGTTCTACAAGATGATGCAAGGAGGAG TGGGTATCCCATCGATAAAGTGGTGTGGTGCAGAGGGAGACTACAACGTGATGGTCATGGAGCTGCTGGGTCCCAGTCTGGAGGACCTTTTCAACTTTTGCTCCCGGAAGTTCAGTCTAAAGACTGTCCTGCTTTTGGCAGACCAGATG ATCAGTCGCATTGAGTACATCCACTCCAAGAATTTCATCCATCGGGATGTTAAGCCTGACAACTTCCTAATGGGGCTGGGCAAGAAGGGTAACCTGGTGTACATCATCGACTTTGGCCTGGCCAAAAAGTACCGCGATGCCCGCACACACCAGCACATCCCGTACAGGGAGAACAAGAACCTGACCGGCACCGCGCGATACGCCTCCATCAACACACATCTCGGAATTG AGCAGTCCAGACGTGACGACCTGGAGTCTCTCGGCTACGTCCTCATGTACTTCAACCTGGGCTCTCCTCCCCTGGCAGGGCCTCAAGGCCGTACCAAGAGACAGAAGTATGAGCGAATCAGCGAGAAGAAAATGTCCACACCCATCGAGGTTCTTTGCAAAGGATACCCTT CTGAGTTCTCCACATACCTGAACTTTTGCCGCTCACTCCGTTTTGACGACAAGCCAGACTACTCTTACCTACGACAGCTCTTCAGGAATCTGTTCCACCGTCAGGGTTTCTCCTACGACTATGTCTTTGACTGGAACATGCTCAAATTT GGTGCCAGTCGGACAGCTGAGGATGGAGAACGGGAGAGGAGGACGGGAGATGAGCGGGATGAGCGGATCGGAGGAGCCCCAAGGGTTTCTGCATCGCGGGGCCTCCCCCCAGGTCCCATCCCTGCGGCTGCCAACCGAGTCAGGAACGGGCCAGAGCAGGCCATCTCTAACCCTGCCTCACGGGTCCAGCAGTCTG GGAACACGTCGCCCCGTGCAATTTCTcgtgcagagagggagaggaaggtgAGCATGAGGCTCCACCGCGGGGCTCCTGCCAACGTATCGTCCTCTGATCTCACAGCCCGTCACGACCAATCCAGAATTTCCACATCACAG GTCAGCGTGCCATTTGAGCACTTGGGGAAGTAG